In Actinomycetota bacterium, a genomic segment contains:
- a CDS encoding ion transporter, translating into MLTLFILLTLENFPTYLDEARAVTPWAVVFFVSYVLVAAFVVFNLLIGIVIASMEKAREHEAELDRTQEDSELLARIEALQASLTDLQSDIRQRERDQHAR; encoded by the coding sequence ATGCTGACGCTGTTCATTCTGCTCACGCTGGAGAACTTCCCCACCTACCTCGACGAGGCCCGCGCCGTCACGCCATGGGCGGTGGTGTTCTTCGTGTCGTATGTGCTCGTGGCCGCCTTCGTGGTCTTCAACCTGCTGATCGGCATCGTCATCGCGTCGATGGAGAAGGCCCGCGAGCACGAGGCCGAGCTCGACCGGACGCAGGAGGACTCGGAGCTGCTCGCCCGCATCGAGGCACTGCAGGCATCGCTCACCGATCTCCAGTCGGATATCAGGCAGCGGGAGCGTGACCAGCACGCGAGGTGA
- a CDS encoding ion transporter, whose protein sequence is MTDTTPAARPGRLATLVDSDRFNLAISGVIIINAIILGLETFPALMESYESTLVLLNEICYGIFLVELALRLASYGRRPQDFFKSPWNVFDFIIIGGVLIPAVREQAQLLRLLRLLRIVRLVRFLPDARILLLTVVKSIPSMVSMIVLTILLLFLYGMIGWTMFGRRCPRPGAPSRGPC, encoded by the coding sequence ATGACCGACACGACGCCGGCCGCGCGCCCCGGACGCCTGGCCACGCTCGTCGACTCCGATCGCTTCAACCTCGCCATCTCCGGCGTCATCATCATCAACGCGATCATCCTGGGCCTGGAGACCTTCCCGGCGCTCATGGAGTCCTACGAGTCCACGCTCGTCCTGCTCAACGAGATCTGCTACGGCATCTTCCTGGTCGAACTCGCGCTCCGGCTGGCGTCGTACGGACGCCGCCCGCAGGACTTCTTCAAGAGCCCCTGGAACGTCTTCGACTTCATCATCATCGGGGGCGTCCTCATCCCGGCTGTGCGCGAGCAAGCCCAGCTGCTCCGACTGCTCAGGCTCCTGCGCATCGTGCGCCTTGTGCGCTTCCTGCCCGATGCCCGCATCCTGCTGCTCACCGTCGTGAAGTCGATCCCGTCGATGGTGAGCATGATCGTGCTCACCATTCTGCTGCTGTTCCTCTACGGCATGATCGGCTGGACGATGTTCGGGCGGCGCTGCCCGAGACCTGGGGCACCATCACGCGGGCCATGCTGA
- a CDS encoding NAD(P)-dependent alcohol dehydrogenase, which produces MRVQVLTGGGVQGLEIRDLPDPQPGPGQIAVQVGATSLNFRDLLLSRSANERIPLSDGAGTVIAVGEGVESVAVGDKVAGCFFQGWLDGRIEAKYHEAALGGSIDGMLAEIVVLPADGVVVAPRDWSDEQTATLPCAGLTAWNALVEGQQIRAGSTVLLLGTGGVSVFGLQFAKMMGARAIITSSSDEKLERMQALGADTTINYRANEEWQNAVLGATNGQGADLVVEVGGGATLERSMACTRFGGEIALIGMVSGQASVNPFPLLSRSVNLRGVYVGSRRMFSEMVAAIDANAMQPVIDQVFAFDEAQAAYRHLRGQEHVGKVVIGF; this is translated from the coding sequence ATGCGAGTACAAGTGCTCACCGGCGGTGGCGTGCAAGGCCTAGAGATTCGAGATCTTCCCGACCCACAGCCCGGCCCGGGCCAGATTGCCGTGCAAGTCGGGGCAACCTCGCTCAACTTTCGCGACCTCCTGCTGAGCCGCTCCGCCAACGAGCGGATCCCGCTGTCTGACGGAGCTGGAACCGTCATCGCTGTGGGCGAAGGGGTGGAGTCGGTGGCCGTGGGCGACAAAGTCGCGGGCTGCTTCTTTCAAGGTTGGCTCGATGGCCGCATCGAAGCCAAGTACCACGAGGCTGCATTGGGTGGCTCGATCGATGGGATGCTCGCCGAAATAGTCGTCTTGCCGGCAGATGGCGTGGTTGTTGCCCCCCGTGACTGGAGTGACGAGCAAACCGCGACTCTGCCGTGCGCTGGCTTGACTGCTTGGAATGCGCTCGTTGAAGGTCAACAGATCCGTGCGGGATCAACCGTGCTGTTGCTGGGCACCGGCGGCGTCTCGGTCTTTGGTCTGCAATTCGCCAAGATGATGGGCGCTCGCGCGATCATCACTTCGAGCAGCGATGAGAAGCTTGAACGGATGCAAGCCCTCGGTGCCGACACGACAATCAATTACCGCGCCAACGAGGAATGGCAGAACGCGGTGCTTGGGGCGACGAACGGGCAAGGCGCAGACCTGGTAGTAGAGGTAGGTGGGGGAGCCACCTTGGAGCGTTCAATGGCCTGCACGCGATTTGGCGGCGAGATCGCGCTCATCGGCATGGTGTCAGGACAGGCCTCAGTGAATCCGTTCCCGCTCTTGTCTCGAAGTGTGAACTTGCGAGGGGTCTACGTCGGCAGCCGCCGAATGTTCTCCGAGATGGTCGCGGCTATTGACGCCAATGCCATGCAACCCGTGATCGACCAGGTGTTCGCATTTGACGAGGCACAGGCTGCCTACCGGCATTTGCGAGGGCAGGAGCACGTCGGCAAGGTCGTCATTGGCTTCTGA